One region of Cydia pomonella isolate Wapato2018A chromosome 25, ilCydPomo1, whole genome shotgun sequence genomic DNA includes:
- the LOC133531718 gene encoding zinc finger protein 239-like, whose amino-acid sequence MQASGVSLEFVRVKQEPVWEQSVDEPTGPKDVVYLPEQIKIEVEFEEEKPVCVKEEPMCETKLEEGPAVKLEVTPELSGLNQPVVIKQELRPDSVEPPPSSPSHESQVANDLHTEDRDRQTGIYVCDTCGNTYQQIHYLIQHIQRKACSHAAEKSYSCDICGNKFATRSSLNQHRHTHASTKPYSCETCGKQFTVLSYLKAHERRHIGEKPFSCDICQKAFAKVSDVEKHKRIHTGDKPYFCEDCNKKFAHLSDLNKHKRTHTGERPYSCDVCNKKFKISTHLNTHKRIHTGKKPYSCDSCNKQFYDEASLSMHKRVHTGEKPFSCDICEKEFTRNSSLITHRRIHTHVFFCEICKKNFKQLANLKKHSKRHTRENNTKLKGRKKTSPEVIEIL is encoded by the exons ATGCAGGCAAGCGGCGTTTCTTTGGAGTTTGTTCGGGTGAAACAAGAGCCTGTGTGGGAGCAGAGTGTGGACGAGCCCACAGGACCGAAGGATGTTGTGTATCTACCTGAACAGA TAAAAATAGAAGTGGAATTTGAAGAGGAGAAACCAGTGTGTGTAAAGGAGGAGCCTATGTGTGAAACGAAACTAGAGGAGGGGCCGGCAGTGAAGCTTGAAGTGACTCCTGAGCTCTCCG GTTTAAACCAACCAGTTGTCATCAAACAGGAGCTCCGCCCAGACTCAGTAGAACCACCGCCCTCCAGCCCTTCGCATGAATCACAAGTCGCGAACGACCTGCACACGGAGGACAGGGACCGACAAACCGGGATCTACGTTTGCGACACCTGTGGAAACACGTACCAACAAATACACTACCTAATCCAGCACATTCAGAGGAAAGCTTGCAGTCACGCTGCCGAGAAATCCTACTCCTGCGACATATGTGGAAACAAATTCGCAACCAGATCTAGTTTGAACCAACATAGACACACACACGCCAGTACGAAGCCGTATTCGTGTGAAACTTGTGGGAAACAGTTTACTGTGTTAAGTTATTTAAAAGCCCATGAACGAAGGCATATAGGTGAAAAACCATTCAGTTGCGATATATGTCAAAAAGCTTTTGCGAAAGTGAGTGATGTGGAAAAGCATAAACGTATCCACACAGGTGACAAGCCATACTTTTGCGAGGATTGTAACAAGAAATTCGCGCATTTGAgtgatttaaataaacataaacgaACTCATACTGGTGAGAGGCCATACTCATGCGATGTTTGTAATAAGAAGTTTAAAATTTCGACTCATTTAAATACACATAAGCGAATCCATACCGGTAAGAAGCCGTATTCCTGTGACTCGTGCAATAAGCAGTTTTATGATGAGGCCTCTTTAAGTATGCATAAACGGGTTCACACTGGGGAAAAGCCATTCTCGTGCGACATATGTGAAAAGGAATTTACGCGCAACAGCAGCTTAATTACTCATAGACGAATTCATACTCATGTGTTCTTTTGCGAAATATGTAAAAAGAATTTCAAGCAATTAGCTAATTTAAAGAAACATTCTAAGAGACATACCCGAgaaaataatactaaattaaaGGGTAGAAAGAAGACATCTCCTGAAGTTATAGAGATCCTATAG
- the LOC133531701 gene encoding gastrula zinc finger protein XlCGF57.1-like, protein MSVEPRVKQEPEYEREELTAQLVDRVRVKKELDFTVEVFCEKVEPSSELYADHIVKEELVLGPEHPQRPDVGLVVREWMIGDADVCPRAAGGRGGTPLALRDCSVRLHRLPEPPPAHTGTTHQNTPTSADTQPDTQLDREKACNFCGKEFSLKSDLMKHVMTHVHLSTELEYETGNETYNTTLTCDQKHVCDICGEAFSQKGELVKHVVIHIHTEEATDDVADSGFLVPEGGATTDLVKQPQTDSRRTTNTHTLQVTSDTNIYVCDFCGTTFERKHKIIHHIKKHMPLKCETLSMDSISNNEIRKNKSTQSGSLQTHRQTHTGDKPFSCEVCKKEFKQLNVLKIHRQIHTGLKPHSCHICEKEFTRLGNLKSHMRIHTGEKPYSCEVCNKRFALLNGIKYHKRIHSGEKPYSCRICDKKFALANTLTFHIRAHSGEKPYSCEVCKKKFTRPNYLKSHIQATHTGEKPYSCEVCEKKFAALSLLKCHIKTHTREKLYSCEVCKNNFSTSKQLTRHKRTHTGEKPFTCNICEKEFLKLGNLKNHIRSHTREIPYSRNIIILM, encoded by the exons ATGTCCGTGGAGCCGCGCGTGAAACAGGAGCCCGAGTACGAACGCGAGGAGCTGACAGCGCAACTCGTGGACCGAG TGCGTGTGAAAAAGGAGCTAGATTTCACGGTTGAGGTGTTTTGTGAGAAGGTGGAGCCCTCAAGCGAGCTGTATGCAGACCACATTGTCAAGGAAGAGCTAGTGCTGGGGCCGGAGCACCCGCAACGCCCCGACGTCGGCCTCGTGGTGCGCG AATGGATGATTGGTGACGCGGATGTCTGCCCACGGGCGGCGGGCGGCCGCGGCGGCACACCGCTCGCGCTGCGGGACTGCTCCGTGCGGCTGCACCGCCTCCCGGAGCCCCCGCCGGCACACACAGGGACCACACACCAGAATACACCTACGAGTGCTGACACCCAACCTGATACACAACTTGATCGTGAAAAAGCCTGTAATTTTTGTGGCAAGGAGTTTTCACTAAAgtctgatttaatgaaacatgtCATGACTCATGTCCACCTGTCTACAGAGCTCGAGTATGAAACAGGAAATGAAACATACAATACTACATTAACTTGCGACCAAAAACATGTATGTGACATTTGTGGAGAAGCGTTCAGTCAGAAGGGGGAGTTGGTGAAACATGTTGTTATTCACATCCACACCGAGGAGGCCACAGACGATGTTGCAGACAGTG GTTTCCTGGTTCCGGAGGGGGGCGCCACAACCGACCTCGTGAAACAACCACAAACTGACTCACGGCGAACAACAAACACACATACCCTTCAAGTTACTTCCGATACGAATATTTACGTCTGCGACTTCTGTGGGACCACGTTTGAacgaaaacataaaataattcacCATATTAAGAAGCACATGCCACTAAAATGTGAAACTTTATCAATGGATTCAATATCTAACAacgaaataagaaaaaataaatctacACAATCGGGCAGCTTACAAACACACAGACAAACCCACACCGGAGATAAACCTTTTTCCTGCGAAGTGTGTAAAAAGGAATTTAAGCAATTAAATGTCTTAAAAATTCACAGACAAATCCACACGGGGCTAAAGCCTCATTCGTGCCATATATGTGAAAAGGAGTTTACGCGATTGGGAAATTTAAAATCCCACATGCGAATACATACTGGTGAAAAACCATATTCCTGTGAAGTATGTAATAAGCGGTTTGCGCTATTGAATGGTATAAAATACCACAAACGAATCCACTCTGGCGAAAAGCCTTATTCTTGCAGAATATGTGATAAGAAGTTCGCACTCGCAAACACTTTAACCTTTCACATACGGGCCCATTCTGGAGAAAAACCATATTCTTGCGAAGTATGTAAAAAGAAGTTTACGCGACCGAACTATTTAAAATCCCATATACAAGCCACCCACACTGGAGAAAAACCTTATTCTTGCGAAGTATGTGAAAAGAAGTTTGCGGCATTGTCCTTATTAAAATGCCACATAAAAACCCACACTAGAGAAAAACTTTATTCCTGTGaggtatgtaaaaataatttttcgaCATCAAAACAATTAACAAGACACAAACGCACCCATACTGGTGAAAAGCCCTTTACTTGCAACATATGTGAAAAGGAGTTTTTGAAATTGGGCAATTTAAAAAACCACATACGAAGCCACACTAGAGAAATCCCTTACTCAaggaatataataattttaatgtaa